A section of the Paenibacillus yonginensis genome encodes:
- a CDS encoding ABC transporter permease gives MNQKSLMQQIAQQLDSRWQDLLSALLIHIELVFLSMILAILVGISLGICITRVPRLRGVTLGTAGILQTIPSLALLGFMIPLFGIGMNTAVAALFLYSLLPIIRNTYTGITDVDKAVVEAARGMGMTSRQILFRVQLPLAMSVIMAGVRTATVINIGTATLAAFIGAGGLGEFIFLGIQRNIEALTLLGAVPAALLAILIDYLLGLLEKLTTPKGLKV, from the coding sequence ATGAATCAGAAGTCGCTCATGCAGCAAATCGCTCAGCAGCTTGACAGCAGATGGCAGGATTTATTATCTGCGCTGTTGATCCATATTGAACTCGTCTTTCTTTCTATGATTCTTGCGATTCTTGTCGGCATCTCCTTAGGCATCTGTATTACGCGCGTTCCCCGTCTGAGGGGCGTTACGCTGGGGACAGCCGGCATACTGCAGACGATTCCCAGTCTTGCGCTGTTAGGTTTTATGATTCCCCTCTTCGGGATTGGCATGAACACCGCAGTTGCCGCTCTGTTCCTCTACTCCTTGCTTCCGATCATCCGAAATACTTATACCGGAATCACCGATGTGGATAAGGCCGTTGTTGAGGCAGCACGGGGGATGGGCATGACGAGCCGGCAGATCCTGTTCCGCGTTCAATTGCCGCTTGCTATGAGTGTCATTATGGCAGGGGTGCGAACGGCTACGGTCATTAATATCGGCACAGCCACACTCGCCGCATTTATTGGGGCCGGAGGGCTTGGGGAATTTATTTTCCTCGGCATACAGAGAAATATCGAAGCGCTGACGCTGCTCGGTGCGGTCCCGGCTGCCTTGCTGGCTATCCTCATTGATTATTTATTGGGCTTGCTTGAGAAATTAACCACACCAAAAGGACTGAAAGTCTAA
- a CDS encoding glycine betaine ABC transporter substrate-binding protein has protein sequence MNPFYKKLFSSSAILMSLILILAACGSSKDTAGANSGKEITMGSKNFTENILVAEMMAQLIEAKTDIKVNRKLNLGGSNVVWTALKNNEIQLYPDYTGTVVANYYQEKTGTAEETLDRAKELVKQDHLVFLDPLGFNNTYTLAVTKSTAEKYNLKTYSDLAKVSPDLVLGVEFEFLDRDDGYPGVQKLYNMNFKTAKGMDHGIMYQAIKGGETDVTNAYSTDAQIKANDLVILEDDKQFFPPYYAAPIIRQDTLDQYPEIADVLKTMNDSITEEDMQDLNGKVDIEGLKEDQVAHDFLVEKGLIES, from the coding sequence ATGAACCCTTTTTATAAAAAGTTATTTAGCTCCTCGGCCATTCTTATGTCTTTAATTCTGATTCTGGCTGCTTGTGGCAGCTCTAAAGATACGGCCGGTGCGAACAGCGGCAAAGAAATTACGATGGGTTCCAAGAATTTCACCGAAAACATACTGGTGGCCGAAATGATGGCTCAGCTGATCGAAGCCAAAACGGACATCAAGGTGAACCGGAAGCTGAACCTGGGAGGTTCCAACGTCGTCTGGACGGCTTTGAAGAATAACGAAATTCAGCTCTATCCCGATTACACGGGGACAGTAGTGGCCAACTACTACCAAGAGAAAACGGGGACGGCCGAGGAAACGCTGGACCGTGCAAAAGAACTGGTTAAACAGGATCATTTAGTGTTCCTTGACCCGCTTGGCTTTAACAACACGTATACTCTGGCTGTAACCAAGAGTACGGCCGAGAAATATAATCTGAAGACCTACTCCGATCTTGCCAAAGTATCCCCTGATTTGGTTCTGGGCGTAGAGTTTGAATTCCTGGATCGGGACGACGGTTATCCGGGTGTACAAAAGCTGTATAATATGAATTTCAAAACAGCAAAAGGGATGGACCACGGCATCATGTATCAAGCGATCAAAGGCGGAGAAACCGACGTAACGAATGCTTATTCTACGGATGCTCAAATTAAAGCCAATGACCTGGTCATTTTGGAGGATGATAAACAATTTTTCCCGCCTTATTATGCGGCCCCCATCATACGCCAGGACACGCTGGATCAATATCCGGAGATTGCCGATGTGCTGAAAACAATGAATGATTCCATTACGGAAGAAGATATGCAGGATTTGAACGGGAAAGTGGACATCGAGGGATTAAAGGAAGATCAAGTGGCCCATGATTTCCTTGTCGAGAAAGGCTTAATCGAATCCTGA
- the dapD gene encoding 2,3,4,5-tetrahydropyridine-2,6-dicarboxylate N-acetyltransferase produces MSTEMNTQEVINLIKTSKKKTPVKVYLKGNLDAVSFGENVKTFITGGSGVVFGDWADIQGVLEANSANIEDYVVENDRRNSAIPLLDLKNINARIEPGAYIREMVSIGDNAVIMMGAVINIGVSIGEGTMIDMGAVLGGRVQVGKMCHIGAGTVLAGVIEPPSAQPVVVEDDVLIGANAVVLEGVRIGEGAVVAAGAVVTENVPPFTVVAGTPARVIKQVDDKTKSKTEILAELRTL; encoded by the coding sequence ATGTCTACTGAAATGAACACGCAGGAAGTTATTAATCTGATCAAAACCAGCAAGAAAAAAACGCCGGTTAAAGTATATCTTAAAGGAAATCTGGATGCCGTATCGTTCGGGGAGAACGTAAAGACGTTTATCACCGGCGGCAGCGGCGTTGTATTTGGTGATTGGGCTGATATTCAAGGCGTGCTTGAAGCTAACAGCGCTAATATCGAAGATTATGTTGTGGAAAATGACCGCCGCAACTCCGCTATCCCGCTGCTTGATCTGAAAAACATCAACGCTCGCATCGAGCCGGGCGCTTACATCCGTGAAATGGTCAGCATTGGCGACAACGCCGTCATCATGATGGGCGCCGTAATCAACATCGGCGTATCTATCGGCGAAGGCACCATGATCGACATGGGTGCTGTCCTTGGCGGACGTGTACAAGTCGGCAAAATGTGCCATATCGGCGCCGGTACGGTGCTGGCAGGCGTTATCGAGCCGCCTTCCGCTCAACCAGTAGTTGTCGAAGACGACGTATTGATCGGCGCTAACGCCGTTGTGCTTGAAGGCGTACGCATCGGCGAAGGGGCTGTCGTTGCGGCCGGCGCTGTCGTGACTGAAAATGTGCCTCCGTTCACCGTAGTTGCGGGTACGCCAGCACGTGTGATCAAACAAGTGGATGACAAAACCAAATCCAAAACGGAAATTTTGGCCGAGCTCCGTACGCTGTAA
- a CDS encoding N-acetyldiaminopimelate deacetylase — protein MNQWVKDREKIWIGIRRDLHQIPEPGFEEFKTQRYLLNVLAGLPQERMEIRTWRTGILVKITGTGAEPRRKFGYRADMDGLPIEEETGYEFRSTHKGYMHACGHDLHMTIGLGIVTYFAQSEHSISDDLIVIFQPAEEGPGGALPMLESAELADWMPDQIVALHVAPEYPVGTIATRPGILFANTSELFIDLVGTGGHAAYPHKANDMVVAACQLVGQLQTVVARNIDPLDSAVITVGKIDGGTKQNIIAERARLEGTIRTLSAESMTKIKSRIENLVSGIETGFECRAEIDYGANYRQVYNEAELTREFMGWLEQREDVTLFECTEAMTGEDFGYFLAEIPGFMFWLGVDTPYGLHHAKLEPKEEAISLAVSTVADYLTWKSGQPV, from the coding sequence ATGAACCAATGGGTGAAGGACCGAGAGAAAATTTGGATCGGCATCCGCCGCGATCTGCACCAAATTCCGGAGCCGGGGTTTGAAGAATTTAAAACCCAGCGATATCTGCTGAATGTTCTGGCAGGGCTGCCGCAGGAACGGATGGAGATCCGGACGTGGAGAACCGGCATTCTGGTGAAAATCACTGGCACCGGTGCCGAACCGCGCCGCAAATTCGGCTACCGCGCTGATATGGACGGGCTGCCGATCGAAGAGGAGACGGGCTATGAATTCCGTTCGACGCACAAGGGTTATATGCACGCCTGCGGGCATGATCTGCACATGACGATCGGCCTGGGCATCGTCACTTATTTTGCGCAAAGCGAGCATTCGATCAGCGATGACCTTATCGTTATCTTCCAGCCTGCGGAAGAAGGGCCGGGCGGGGCGCTGCCGATGCTGGAGAGCGCGGAGCTGGCGGACTGGATGCCGGACCAGATCGTGGCGCTGCATGTCGCGCCGGAGTATCCGGTCGGCACAATTGCGACACGTCCGGGCATTTTGTTCGCCAATACCTCGGAGCTGTTCATCGACCTTGTCGGCACTGGCGGGCATGCAGCTTATCCGCATAAAGCCAATGACATGGTGGTAGCGGCCTGCCAGCTGGTCGGCCAGCTGCAGACAGTCGTTGCCCGCAACATCGATCCGCTGGATTCGGCCGTCATCACGGTCGGGAAGATTGACGGAGGCACAAAGCAGAACATCATCGCCGAGCGGGCGCGGCTGGAAGGCACGATCCGCACGTTGTCAGCGGAGTCGATGACGAAGATCAAATCGCGGATTGAGAACCTGGTCTCCGGCATCGAAACCGGCTTTGAATGCCGGGCTGAAATCGACTATGGCGCGAATTACCGCCAGGTCTACAATGAAGCGGAGCTGACCCGGGAGTTCATGGGATGGCTTGAGCAGCGGGAAGACGTTACGCTGTTTGAATGCACGGAAGCGATGACGGGCGAGGATTTTGGTTATTTCCTGGCGGAGATTCCGGGATTCATGTTCTGGCTGGGCGTAGATACGCCTTACGGGCTGCATCATGCGAAGCTGGAGCCGAAGGAAGAGGCCATCAGCCTGGCGGTTTCCACGGTAGCCGATTATCTGACCTGGAAGTCGGGCCAGCCTGTCTAA
- the hmpA gene encoding NO-inducible flavohemoprotein: MLSQQTIEIIKSTVPVLEVHGQTITSVFYKRMFEAHPELLHIFNQANQRQGKQSTALAGAVYAAAANIDQLENILPVVKQIAQKHRALQIKPEHYPIVGENLLAAIKEVLGEAATPEIMEAWRQAYGVIADVFISIEAEMYKEAEEAKGGWSGYRAFVVERKVKESEVITSFYLKPQDGGEITSYLPGQYITLRVQPEGSAYTHIRHYSLSAAPGGKVYRISVRREEAGEGKPAGVVSNYLHDQVLEGSVVDVSAPAGVFTLDQQRNTPVVLISGGVGLTPMVSMLETLLKEQPHRKVTYIHAAENGSYHAMKLYIEELEAEHEQMSSYTCYKNPLEGDSCHQTGYIDETWLRQIADPGADFYFCGPVPFMRTVYAALNQMGVPEDRIHYEFFGPAAQLQEA, translated from the coding sequence ATGTTAAGTCAGCAGACGATAGAAATTATAAAATCGACCGTTCCGGTCTTGGAAGTTCACGGTCAAACCATTACCTCCGTTTTCTATAAAAGAATGTTCGAAGCTCATCCGGAGCTGCTCCATATATTCAACCAAGCCAATCAGCGGCAGGGCAAACAATCGACCGCGCTGGCCGGTGCCGTTTACGCGGCTGCCGCCAACATTGACCAGCTGGAGAACATTTTGCCGGTTGTGAAGCAGATCGCTCAGAAGCACCGCGCACTGCAGATCAAACCGGAGCATTACCCGATTGTCGGGGAAAATCTGCTGGCCGCAATCAAAGAAGTGCTCGGAGAGGCAGCGACGCCGGAGATTATGGAGGCATGGCGTCAGGCTTACGGCGTGATTGCCGATGTTTTTATCAGCATTGAAGCCGAGATGTACAAAGAAGCTGAAGAAGCCAAAGGGGGCTGGTCCGGCTACCGTGCTTTTGTGGTGGAGCGGAAAGTGAAGGAGAGCGAAGTCATTACTTCCTTTTATCTAAAACCGCAGGACGGCGGCGAAATCACTTCTTATCTCCCAGGCCAATACATCACCTTGCGCGTGCAGCCGGAAGGCTCGGCGTATACGCATATCCGTCACTACAGCTTGTCTGCCGCACCAGGCGGCAAGGTCTACCGGATCTCCGTCCGGCGCGAGGAGGCCGGGGAAGGGAAACCGGCGGGTGTTGTATCCAATTACCTTCATGATCAGGTGCTGGAAGGAAGCGTCGTTGACGTGAGTGCGCCAGCGGGTGTTTTTACGTTGGATCAGCAGCGGAATACTCCTGTCGTGCTGATCAGCGGAGGCGTAGGTTTGACGCCGATGGTGAGCATGCTGGAAACGCTGCTGAAAGAGCAGCCGCACCGCAAGGTGACATACATTCATGCTGCGGAAAACGGCAGTTACCATGCGATGAAGCTGTATATCGAAGAGCTTGAGGCGGAACACGAGCAAATGAGCTCCTATACCTGTTATAAAAATCCGCTGGAAGGGGACAGCTGTCATCAAACCGGGTACATCGACGAAACCTGGCTTCGGCAGATTGCCGATCCGGGCGCCGATTTTTATTTCTGTGGACCAGTTCCGTTCATGCGGACAGTTTACGCTGCCTTGAATCAAATGGGGGTTCCGGAAGACCGGATCCATTATGAGTTTTTTGGACCGGCGGCCCAGCTTCAGGAGGCCTGA
- a CDS encoding NAD(P)H-dependent oxidoreductase: MKTLIIYAHPNHDSLCYAFLQKVLQGCEENPNSAEVQVLDLYAEEFNPVLVFNEKQRRRDMHQNPALEIYRQQITWADRLVFIYPIWWGRPPAMLLGYIDQMFASNFAYRDKKGPFPEGLLKGKSAVCISTMKGPAGYPLIYLNNAPKILMKRALLNFVGIKKVKMFEFGSMESPKGRQAEKLEKVYRYFLTR; encoded by the coding sequence ATGAAAACGTTAATTATTTATGCGCATCCCAATCACGATAGTCTCTGTTACGCATTCCTGCAAAAGGTGCTTCAAGGCTGCGAGGAGAACCCAAATTCAGCCGAGGTCCAGGTGCTGGATTTGTATGCCGAAGAGTTTAATCCGGTGCTAGTTTTTAACGAGAAGCAGCGCAGAAGGGATATGCACCAGAACCCGGCCCTTGAAATATACAGGCAGCAGATTACGTGGGCGGACCGGCTCGTGTTTATTTATCCGATCTGGTGGGGCCGCCCTCCGGCCATGCTGCTCGGCTATATTGATCAAATGTTTGCGTCCAATTTCGCCTACCGGGATAAGAAAGGCCCATTTCCGGAGGGACTGCTGAAGGGCAAAAGCGCCGTCTGCATCTCCACCATGAAAGGTCCGGCTGGTTATCCGCTGATTTACCTCAATAATGCCCCCAAAATCCTGATGAAAAGGGCTCTATTAAATTTTGTAGGCATCAAAAAAGTGAAAATGTTTGAGTTCGGCAGCATGGAGAGCCCGAAAGGCCGGCAGGCAGAGAAGCTGGAGAAGGTCTACAGATATTTCTTAACTCGTTGA
- a CDS encoding aminotransferase A — translation MEHLINANVQDIQISGIRQIANKVAEYPDALSLTIGQPDFPTPAHIIEAAKQALDEGRTVYTPNAGLPALREAAADFLRRKYGLSYNGADEVIVTNGASEALDIALRTLLNPGDEVILQGPIYPGYEPLIRLSGGVPVYVDTRSTGFKMTADLIAAKLTPRTKIVVLGYPSNPTGRVLTREELEGIAALLGDKEMFVISDEIYSELIYEGGHHSIAAINGMRGKTVVINGLSKSHSMTGWRIGFTFAPAEITKHMIKVHQYNVTCASSVSQYAALEALTNGYDDALPMREAYRERRDYVYDRLTQMGLPLVKPEGAFYLFVSIERFGLKSMDFALRLLDEAGVAVVPGSAFSEYGEGYIRISYAYAQEALERALDRLEGFVGKLEQG, via the coding sequence ATGGAACATTTAATCAACGCTAACGTGCAAGACATTCAAATCAGCGGCATCCGCCAGATCGCCAACAAGGTTGCGGAATATCCGGATGCCTTGTCGCTGACCATCGGGCAGCCGGATTTCCCGACTCCCGCCCACATTATTGAGGCGGCCAAACAGGCTTTGGACGAGGGGCGCACCGTCTATACGCCAAACGCCGGACTTCCGGCGCTGCGCGAAGCGGCGGCCGATTTTCTCCGCCGCAAATACGGCTTATCCTACAACGGCGCGGATGAGGTGATCGTAACGAACGGGGCCAGCGAAGCGCTGGATATCGCGCTGCGCACGCTGCTGAACCCGGGGGACGAGGTTATTCTTCAGGGACCGATTTATCCGGGATACGAACCGCTCATCCGCTTGTCGGGCGGAGTTCCCGTATACGTCGATACACGCAGCACCGGCTTTAAAATGACGGCCGACTTGATCGCTGCCAAACTCACGCCACGGACCAAAATCGTTGTGCTCGGCTATCCCTCCAACCCTACTGGACGGGTGCTGACCCGGGAAGAGCTGGAAGGCATCGCCGCTCTGCTGGGAGATAAAGAGATGTTCGTCATCTCCGACGAGATTTATAGCGAGTTGATCTATGAAGGCGGCCATCATTCCATCGCTGCCATAAACGGCATGCGCGGGAAAACCGTCGTCATTAACGGGTTATCCAAATCTCACTCCATGACGGGCTGGAGGATCGGCTTTACTTTTGCGCCTGCGGAAATTACGAAACATATGATTAAGGTGCACCAGTACAACGTCACCTGCGCCAGCTCGGTCAGCCAATACGCGGCGCTGGAGGCGCTGACGAACGGCTATGACGACGCGCTGCCGATGCGGGAGGCTTACCGGGAACGGCGCGATTACGTCTACGACCGTTTGACCCAGATGGGACTTCCGCTTGTGAAACCGGAAGGGGCCTTTTATCTTTTTGTGTCGATAGAAAGGTTTGGTTTGAAGTCCATGGACTTCGCTCTCAGGCTGCTGGATGAAGCCGGTGTGGCCGTGGTGCCGGGCAGTGCATTCTCCGAATATGGGGAAGGTTATATCCGGATTTCTTATGCGTATGCCCAAGAAGCGCTGGAGCGGGCGCTGGACCGCTTGGAAGGTTTCGTAGGCAAGCTGGAGCAAGGGTAG
- a CDS encoding DUF6978 family protein, translating into MAAAYRCGLWQTGNRPGLFIDVNRKGTINVKKRTFQTRYQKSIVLLRLDISGSPHRNPDDEVIECPHLHSYREGYGTSWAYPIDGKTFSNLENLAQALKDFLVYNHVEEPYPSIAQIQTLI; encoded by the coding sequence ATGGCGGCAGCTTATCGGTGTGGGCTTTGGCAGACGGGGAATAGACCAGGTCTGTTTATTGATGTTAATCGAAAAGGTACGATCAATGTGAAAAAGCGTACTTTCCAAACCCGATATCAGAAATCAATAGTATTGTTAAGATTAGATATTTCAGGCAGTCCGCACAGAAATCCCGATGATGAAGTGATTGAATGCCCGCACCTGCATAGTTATCGTGAGGGCTATGGCACAAGCTGGGCATATCCGATCGACGGAAAAACATTTTCAAACTTAGAGAATTTAGCGCAGGCATTAAAAGACTTTCTTGTTTATAATCATGTAGAAGAGCCTTACCCATCTATAGCGCAAATTCAAACTTTGATTTAA
- a CDS encoding alpha-amylase, translated as MKRNHTIMQFFEWHLPADGKHWAKLAQLAPQLKESGIDAVWIPPVTKAQTPEDTGYAVYDLYDLGEFDQKGRVSTKYGTKDELIAAIQTCREHGIEIYIDVVMNHKAGADETEKFKVVEVNPDNRTEVISEPFEIEGWTKFTFPGRKGKYSPFTWNFEHFNGTDFDQSRKRQGIFRILGENKDWNQNVVHEFGNYDYLMFANIDYNHPVVREEMIQWGEWLLDTTGCGGLRLDAIKHINHNFIREFAVAMKEKRGDSFYMVGEFWNPDLNNCRQFLDNVDYQIDLFDVSLHYKLQAASASGKNFDLRTIFEDTLVASHPMNAVTFVDNHDSQPSESLESWVQDWFKPSAYALILLRKDGYPVVFYGDYFGIGGENPLPGKKKALDPLLYARANKAYGEQQDYFDHPNTIGWVRLGDPELPGSGCAVLIANGAEGSKRMSVGDRRAGEIWTDLTGNRKEQIEIGEDGFAEFKVNGGSLSVWALADGE; from the coding sequence ATGAAACGAAATCATACGATAATGCAATTTTTCGAGTGGCATTTACCCGCAGACGGGAAGCATTGGGCCAAACTGGCCCAGCTTGCTCCGCAGCTGAAGGAATCCGGCATTGATGCCGTCTGGATTCCCCCGGTGACAAAAGCGCAAACGCCGGAGGATACCGGTTATGCCGTTTATGACCTATACGATCTGGGTGAATTTGATCAGAAAGGAAGAGTCAGCACCAAATACGGCACCAAAGACGAGCTGATCGCAGCCATTCAGACCTGCCGAGAGCACGGAATCGAGATTTATATCGATGTGGTCATGAACCATAAGGCCGGAGCCGATGAGACGGAAAAATTCAAGGTCGTCGAGGTCAACCCCGACAACCGGACGGAAGTGATCTCAGAGCCTTTTGAAATCGAGGGCTGGACGAAATTCACGTTCCCGGGCCGTAAAGGGAAGTATTCCCCTTTTACCTGGAATTTCGAGCATTTTAACGGAACGGATTTCGATCAGAGCCGAAAACGCCAGGGCATCTTCCGTATTCTTGGCGAGAACAAAGACTGGAATCAGAACGTCGTACACGAATTCGGCAATTACGATTACCTGATGTTCGCCAATATTGACTATAACCACCCGGTTGTCCGCGAAGAGATGATCCAGTGGGGCGAATGGCTGCTGGATACAACCGGCTGCGGCGGCCTGCGCCTGGACGCCATTAAACATATCAACCACAATTTCATCCGGGAATTTGCCGTCGCCATGAAGGAGAAACGGGGAGACTCCTTCTACATGGTCGGAGAGTTCTGGAACCCGGATCTGAACAACTGCCGGCAATTCCTGGACAATGTCGATTATCAGATCGACCTGTTTGACGTCTCCCTGCACTACAAGCTGCAGGCAGCCTCCGCCTCAGGAAAAAACTTCGACCTGCGGACGATCTTCGAGGATACGCTGGTAGCCTCCCATCCCATGAATGCCGTGACCTTCGTGGACAATCACGATTCGCAGCCAAGCGAATCGCTGGAGTCGTGGGTACAGGACTGGTTTAAGCCGAGTGCTTATGCGCTTATTTTGCTTCGCAAGGACGGGTATCCGGTCGTCTTCTACGGCGACTATTTCGGCATTGGAGGAGAGAATCCTCTTCCCGGCAAAAAAAAGGCTCTTGATCCCCTGCTCTATGCCCGGGCTAACAAAGCCTACGGCGAGCAGCAGGATTATTTCGACCATCCGAACACCATCGGCTGGGTCCGCTTGGGCGATCCTGAGCTGCCCGGCTCCGGCTGCGCCGTGCTGATAGCGAACGGTGCGGAAGGCAGCAAACGCATGTCCGTCGGCGATCGCCGGGCGGGAGAAATCTGGACCGATCTGACCGGCAACCGCAAAGAGCAGATCGAAATCGGCGAAGACGGCTTTGCCGAGTTTAAGGTAAATGGCGGCAGCTTATCGGTGTGGGCTTTGGCAGACGGGGAATAG
- a CDS encoding HNH endonuclease: MKAGPPRAEPPRGPRSKTPGQLTAPGFPQGMAAPEDAQQLKPMRSGLVRMRGKSDKGRRWQQEIDLELARLLVREKAAVIVNRHTIRRLFTNREFKTFILERDRYTCHFCGGYGDTIDHLLPRAKGGHTTPLNCVCACNACNQSKADRDVDDFLSSVVKQPEAASSIEQKKE, translated from the coding sequence GTGAAGGCAGGGCCGCCTCGCGCAGAACCGCCTCGCGGGCCGCGCTCCAAAACGCCGGGGCAGCTGACGGCTCCCGGGTTTCCTCAGGGGATGGCAGCGCCGGAGGACGCTCAGCAGCTCAAACCGATGCGGTCCGGTCTGGTCCGCATGCGCGGCAAAAGCGATAAAGGGCGGCGCTGGCAGCAGGAGATCGACCTGGAGCTGGCCAGGCTGCTGGTGCGGGAGAAAGCGGCGGTGATCGTGAACCGACATACCATCCGCCGGCTGTTTACGAACCGGGAATTCAAGACCTTTATCCTCGAACGTGACCGTTATACCTGTCATTTCTGCGGCGGCTATGGAGATACGATTGACCACCTGCTTCCCCGTGCCAAGGGAGGACATACCACGCCGCTGAACTGCGTATGCGCCTGCAACGCCTGCAATCAGAGCAAAGCCGACCGGGACGTGGATGATTTCCTGTCCTCGGTGGTTAAACAGCCGGAAGCGGCTTCCTCGATAGAACAGAAGAAGGAGTAG
- a CDS encoding cupin domain-containing protein: protein MPEAELKKLIFKDDGVIPNHPHLPVLIYTGALESNPQGAEALFNKHNWRNSWTNGVFDYHHYHSNAHEVLGVISGSAQLQIGGEQGERLELQAGDVIVLPAGTGHKKISASPDFRIAGAYPNGVEYNTRTGKPSDRPDALEEISRVPVPDMDPVYGKHGPLTRIWSLHLPENQG, encoded by the coding sequence ATGCCTGAAGCTGAACTGAAGAAACTAATTTTCAAAGATGACGGCGTAATTCCGAACCATCCGCATCTGCCGGTTCTTATTTACACCGGTGCGCTGGAAAGCAATCCGCAGGGAGCCGAAGCTCTGTTTAACAAACATAACTGGCGCAACAGTTGGACGAACGGCGTATTTGACTATCACCACTATCACAGCAATGCTCATGAGGTGCTTGGCGTGATCAGCGGATCGGCCCAGCTGCAGATCGGCGGAGAACAAGGCGAGCGGCTTGAGCTTCAAGCCGGGGACGTCATCGTTCTGCCCGCAGGAACCGGACACAAGAAAATCAGCGCCAGCCCCGATTTCCGGATTGCAGGCGCCTACCCAAACGGCGTGGAATACAATACACGAACAGGCAAGCCAAGCGACCGCCCGGATGCCTTGGAGGAGATCAGCCGTGTGCCTGTTCCCGATATGGATCCCGTATACGGCAAACACGGTCCTTTGACGCGGATTTGGAGCCTGCATTTGCCTGAGAACCAAGGTTAA
- a CDS encoding carbohydrate ABC transporter permease: MSVTRKERVVRICLVVLFTVLCFFILVPFYAVTISAFKPGEELIRYGLNLRFDLNVMSLDNFVYLFTGDHAYFTWFFNSLLLTVVQVVLTLLISATVAYGFSAYDFRGKNFLFICVLLIMMVPFEILLLPLYKLIFNIGLMNSYSAIVLPSIANAATIFFFRQYLSGLPKELIAAGRVDGATEYGIYVRLILPIMKPSFAAMAILNGMNSWNNFLWPFMVLSNEGKYTLPIGLKTLLTPYGNNYDLLIVGSFFSILPIFLLFIAFQKYFIDGMTAGAVKG, translated from the coding sequence ATGAGCGTCACACGCAAAGAAAGGGTCGTCCGTATCTGCCTGGTTGTCCTGTTTACCGTCCTCTGCTTTTTTATCCTGGTGCCTTTCTATGCCGTCACCATCTCCGCTTTCAAGCCGGGTGAAGAGCTGATCCGGTATGGGCTGAATCTGCGATTCGATTTGAATGTTATGAGCTTGGACAACTTCGTTTATCTATTCACCGGAGACCATGCTTATTTCACCTGGTTCTTCAACTCGCTGCTGCTGACCGTGGTTCAGGTCGTGCTGACGCTGCTGATCAGCGCCACGGTTGCCTACGGCTTCTCGGCTTACGATTTCCGCGGCAAAAACTTCCTCTTCATCTGCGTGCTGCTGATCATGATGGTTCCGTTTGAAATCTTGCTGCTGCCCTTATACAAGCTCATCTTCAACATCGGCTTGATGAACAGCTATTCCGCTATCGTCTTGCCAAGCATTGCCAACGCGGCGACGATCTTTTTCTTCCGGCAGTATTTAAGCGGGCTTCCAAAGGAGCTGATTGCCGCTGGCCGGGTGGACGGAGCAACCGAATACGGGATTTACGTCCGGCTGATCCTGCCGATCATGAAGCCGTCTTTTGCAGCCATGGCGATTCTGAACGGGATGAACAGCTGGAACAACTTTCTGTGGCCGTTTATGGTGCTCAGCAATGAAGGAAAATACACGCTGCCGATCGGTCTCAAGACCCTGCTGACGCCGTATGGCAACAATTACGACCTGTTGATTGTCGGTTCGTTTTTCTCCATTCTGCCGATCTTCCTTCTCTTTATCGCCTTTCAGAAATACTTCATCGACGGCATGACCGCCGGAGCGGTGAAGGGCTGA